One stretch of Caldalkalibacillus uzonensis DNA includes these proteins:
- a CDS encoding fatty acid desaturase family protein — MKELRSFGWYAARISPHLPREAFQPVPGRLWGGAVYLTIIMSSILLITIVDLHWWINVLLAFVLGFSFAGIGFLGHEILHGSVVRTPWLRNVLGAIALWPLCTGPKLWRKWHNIEHHVHTQHEETDPDAWASLEQFYQRPYMKWVYKLPMWFRSTISFTCFSLTFTVHSLRMFFRYVREFKQRARLKVITQLVLPWSTWIGLLVLIGFEKWLFAFLIPLLIANFILIAYISTNHRLNPLVPVNDPLANTLTVTVPKWVDVLHFNFSYHTEHHLFPAMNPKYYPLVKKEIKKRWPDRYHELSLFKALLTLWKTPRIYYKAKELIDPHRGHVYGSLGNGLDPNQIKVKKLK; from the coding sequence ATGAAAGAACTTCGCAGCTTTGGATGGTATGCGGCCAGGATCTCCCCCCATCTTCCCCGGGAAGCTTTCCAGCCTGTGCCTGGGAGATTATGGGGTGGCGCCGTTTACCTCACCATTATCATGAGTAGCATCTTATTGATTACCATTGTGGATCTTCACTGGTGGATCAATGTGCTGTTGGCTTTTGTGTTAGGTTTCAGTTTCGCCGGTATTGGTTTTTTGGGGCACGAGATTTTGCATGGTTCAGTGGTCAGGACACCTTGGCTCCGTAATGTACTAGGCGCCATTGCGCTATGGCCATTGTGCACGGGGCCAAAATTGTGGAGGAAATGGCACAACATCGAACACCATGTTCATACTCAACATGAGGAGACAGATCCCGATGCCTGGGCCAGTTTGGAGCAGTTTTATCAACGTCCGTATATGAAATGGGTCTATAAATTACCCATGTGGTTTCGTTCAACGATCAGCTTTACTTGCTTTTCCCTGACCTTCACTGTCCATTCGTTACGTATGTTTTTCCGCTATGTCCGGGAATTTAAGCAGAGAGCCAGGCTGAAGGTGATTACGCAATTGGTTCTGCCTTGGTCAACATGGATTGGGTTATTAGTCCTGATTGGATTTGAAAAGTGGCTGTTTGCTTTTTTGATACCGCTGTTAATAGCCAACTTCATCCTTATTGCCTATATCTCAACAAACCACCGCCTTAATCCGCTGGTGCCTGTTAATGACCCTCTGGCTAACACACTCACCGTTACCGTTCCCAAATGGGTAGACGTGCTTCATTTTAACTTTTCTTATCACACGGAACATCATTTGTTCCCTGCGATGAATCCGAAGTACTATCCCTTGGTTAAGAAAGAGATCAAGAAGAGATGGCCGGACCGCTATCATGAACTGTCGCTCTTCAAGGCATTGCTCACATTGTGGAAAACACCGCGGATTTATTACAAAGCCAAGGAATTAATCGACCCGCACCGCGGCCATGTGTACGGTTCACTAGGCAATGGCCTTGATCCTAATCAGATCAAAGTAAAAAAGCTAAAGTAA
- a CDS encoding alpha/beta hydrolase, whose amino-acid sequence MFAIIKKLCIGIVLVAVVVLLTIIGFVQYWASTEQGKLPPKTAVILHAINHNLVTLDMSPPRILANKGSSMLDKFDQQIPVSDGTTIPVRIHRPSGEGPYPMILYYHGGAFLEGYGSIDTHENVTRSLAVQTQSVVISVGYRVAPSYTFPTAIEDSYEALLWAVEKAEELNGDPNRIAVAGDSAGGNIATVVAAMSRDRQGPELKAQVLLYPVTTFQEVSLPSREFYDSGYFLLSRQVMYLAREKYTPQEVMWFSPYTSPLHAEDLSGLPPALIITAEFDPLRDEGEAYAERLSEFGVTVEAMRYRGVMHGFISFYEVMYRGKHGLNETSSFLRRAFYDKLEAKPYQLQVIDPPLGMAKVRDQLEAYAFAAYLLGKKVSSILHR is encoded by the coding sequence TTGTTTGCAATTATCAAAAAATTATGTATCGGTATCGTTCTTGTTGCTGTTGTTGTCTTGTTGACTATCATTGGTTTTGTCCAGTATTGGGCGTCAACGGAACAAGGCAAGCTGCCGCCCAAAACCGCTGTGATATTGCATGCCATCAATCACAATTTGGTGACGCTTGATATGAGTCCTCCCCGCATACTGGCCAATAAAGGGAGTTCAATGTTAGACAAATTTGATCAACAGATTCCTGTTTCAGATGGGACAACCATTCCCGTGCGTATTCACCGTCCCTCTGGAGAAGGGCCCTATCCTATGATTCTGTATTATCACGGGGGCGCTTTCCTTGAAGGTTACGGCAGTATTGACACCCACGAAAATGTTACCCGTTCACTTGCCGTCCAGACCCAAAGCGTTGTCATTTCGGTGGGATACCGGGTGGCTCCCAGTTATACGTTCCCGACAGCCATCGAAGACAGCTATGAAGCTCTTCTGTGGGCAGTGGAAAAAGCGGAGGAACTTAACGGGGATCCGAACCGCATCGCCGTGGCAGGAGACAGTGCGGGCGGCAATATCGCCACTGTTGTGGCCGCCATGTCCCGTGACAGGCAGGGGCCTGAACTGAAAGCGCAGGTTTTGCTGTATCCGGTGACCACATTCCAGGAAGTATCTCTTCCTTCACGGGAATTTTATGACAGCGGCTATTTTTTGCTGTCACGCCAGGTGATGTATTTGGCCCGTGAAAAATACACGCCGCAAGAAGTGATGTGGTTCAGTCCCTATACATCGCCCCTCCATGCTGAAGATCTTTCCGGTTTGCCTCCAGCATTGATCATCACGGCTGAATTTGACCCTCTCCGCGACGAGGGAGAAGCTTATGCTGAGCGTCTGTCCGAGTTCGGGGTAACCGTGGAGGCAATGCGTTACAGAGGTGTGATGCACGGCTTCATCTCCTTTTATGAGGTGATGTACAGAGGCAAGCATGGGTTAAATGAGACAAGCTCCTTCTTGCGCAGAGCCTTCTATGATAAACTTGAAGCGAAACCTTATCAGCTGCAGGTGATCGATCCTCCCCTCGGTATGGCCAAAGTGAGGGATCAGCTTGAGGCTTATGCCTTTGCCGCTTACCTGCTGGGTAAAAAGGTGAGTTCAATCTTACACCGCTAA
- the sigJ gene encoding RNA polymerase sigma factor SigJ produces the protein MLGTVTDAEDMVHDTFLTLEKIRTEKIKNIRAYLCKVITNRCLDYLKSANQQREVYVGPWLPEPLVFRDEETNPLDSLVNADYISIAYLTIMQKLSGVERAVFILREVLDLDYKEIADIVEKTETNCRKIFSRAKQKIAAEAPDPVINYDADKQLLMEFVRAVNLEDKQNLLQLLSEDVTLYSDGGGKVSAAIRPVVSSHRVIMFLLGVKRQTPVEFHFSIENINGIPGIVNYVGDKVHSVISYKVLNNQIKEIYIIMNPDKLNHI, from the coding sequence ATGTTGGGAACAGTGACAGATGCGGAAGATATGGTACATGATACATTTCTGACACTGGAAAAGATAAGGACTGAGAAAATAAAAAATATCCGCGCTTATTTGTGCAAAGTCATTACCAATCGCTGTTTAGATTACTTAAAGTCAGCAAATCAACAACGGGAGGTATATGTTGGCCCCTGGCTCCCTGAACCTCTGGTATTTCGGGATGAGGAAACCAACCCACTTGATTCATTAGTTAACGCAGATTATATTTCTATTGCTTATTTAACGATTATGCAAAAATTATCTGGGGTGGAAAGAGCGGTATTCATTTTAAGAGAAGTATTAGATTTAGATTACAAAGAAATTGCAGACATTGTAGAGAAAACGGAAACGAACTGTCGTAAAATCTTCAGCAGAGCAAAGCAAAAAATAGCGGCCGAAGCTCCCGATCCGGTTATTAATTATGATGCTGACAAGCAACTTTTAATGGAGTTTGTAAGGGCTGTAAACCTAGAGGATAAACAAAATCTTCTCCAGCTGCTTTCCGAAGATGTGACCTTGTATTCTGACGGAGGAGGAAAAGTATCAGCAGCTATCCGTCCTGTTGTCTCATCACATCGGGTGATCATGTTTCTGTTAGGTGTAAAGAGACAAACACCTGTTGAATTCCATTTTTCAATAGAAAATATAAATGGAATTCCCGGAATTGTCAATTATGTTGGTGATAAGGTGCATAGTGTGATTAGTTATAAAGTACTAAACAATCAGATAAAAGAAATATATATTATTATGAATCCTGACAAATTAAATCATATTTAG
- a CDS encoding phytoene desaturase family protein produces the protein MTQKKMSVTDINWDVVVIGGGLSGLTAACILARSGKKVLVLERSKHLGGRAGTTEKEGCFLNLGPHALYKRGAGRKVLNELGISHPGGTPALKGTLVDRGRTFRLPLTPLSLLSTSYFTWKEKKEMIRLILLLPKIAAKVAENENLQSWAEREISSPRVRDYVYCLCRLSTYCSNPELVTARIVLEQLKLSMHGVLYVNGGWQQIVDGLAKRAMQSGATILNQHQVTSINGAYPEITVGVLNDKVITTKHVLSTISPAHTYELLPAKEKEALTVLNQFKPVFGASLDIVFNQLPSPRISFALCIDQSLYFSNHSSGAKLGRHKHQMVVHVYKYLDVNEEYEPVKIKKELEAFLDLLQPGWQKEVITSRFLPRMLVSHALPDNNTKERLNELQVLDRVLPGLYVAGDWLSDKYMLADAALSSAKQAALSIIKDSTRRGGVVYRHSGTL, from the coding sequence ATGACGCAAAAGAAAATGTCTGTAACAGATATCAACTGGGATGTAGTGGTGATAGGCGGGGGATTATCAGGACTAACCGCTGCTTGTATTCTTGCGCGCTCTGGAAAGAAGGTTTTAGTTCTGGAAAGATCAAAACATTTGGGAGGCCGGGCTGGCACAACTGAGAAGGAAGGGTGCTTTCTCAATCTAGGGCCTCATGCTCTTTACAAAAGGGGAGCCGGCAGGAAAGTGTTGAATGAGTTGGGCATCTCCCATCCGGGCGGCACTCCGGCATTGAAAGGAACATTAGTTGACCGGGGCCGAACATTCAGACTTCCCCTAACACCTCTGTCCTTACTGTCAACCTCTTATTTCACATGGAAAGAAAAGAAAGAAATGATCCGTCTGATACTTCTGTTACCAAAGATAGCAGCCAAAGTTGCAGAGAATGAAAATTTACAGAGCTGGGCCGAGCGGGAAATATCATCGCCAAGGGTTAGAGATTACGTTTACTGCTTGTGCAGACTGTCCACTTATTGCAGCAACCCCGAACTTGTCACTGCCAGGATCGTTCTGGAACAACTAAAGCTTTCCATGCATGGCGTTTTGTATGTCAATGGGGGTTGGCAGCAAATTGTTGACGGTTTGGCAAAGCGGGCCATGCAAAGCGGGGCCACTATTCTGAACCAACATCAAGTGACAAGCATCAATGGTGCTTATCCTGAAATAACTGTCGGTGTTTTGAATGACAAAGTGATCACAACAAAACATGTACTTTCAACGATTTCTCCTGCTCACACATATGAGTTACTTCCGGCAAAAGAAAAGGAAGCATTGACGGTGCTCAACCAATTCAAACCCGTATTTGGGGCAAGTTTGGATATTGTATTCAACCAATTGCCTTCTCCACGTATTTCATTTGCTTTATGTATTGACCAATCCCTTTATTTCTCCAATCATTCCAGTGGAGCTAAATTGGGTAGGCATAAGCATCAAATGGTGGTTCATGTTTACAAATATTTAGATGTCAACGAAGAATACGAGCCTGTAAAAATAAAGAAAGAACTGGAGGCGTTTCTTGATCTTCTTCAACCAGGTTGGCAAAAAGAGGTGATCACCAGTCGTTTTCTCCCACGTATGCTTGTCTCTCATGCTTTACCTGACAATAATACAAAAGAACGGCTGAATGAGTTGCAAGTTCTAGATAGGGTACTTCCCGGTCTTTATGTTGCAGGAGACTGGTTAAGTGATAAATATATGCTGGCTGATGCAGCTTTATCAAGTGCAAAACAGGCAGCTTTAAGTATAATTAAAGATAGCACACGGAGGGGAGGTGTGGTTTATAGACATTCAGGAACTTTATAA
- a CDS encoding stage VI sporulation protein F: MKRKNPLFDNIEQQTNVDMGEIIKLANSLQKANLKDEKTIRKLIAKISRMVNIPVSKDKEEFIVKAIMNDRIPKSLPDLLKMFNSPRK, from the coding sequence ATGAAAAGAAAAAACCCGCTTTTTGACAATATTGAACAACAAACCAATGTGGATATGGGCGAGATCATTAAACTGGCTAATTCGTTACAAAAAGCAAATTTAAAAGATGAAAAAACAATTCGCAAACTGATTGCCAAAATATCCCGCATGGTTAATATCCCGGTCTCCAAGGACAAAGAGGAGTTTATCGTTAAGGCCATCATGAACGACCGAATTCCCAAAAGTTTGCCTGATCTGCTGAAAATGTTCAATTCGCCTCGCAAATAA